The following are encoded in a window of Blastocatellia bacterium genomic DNA:
- the gcvH gene encoding glycine cleavage system protein GcvH: MATYPEDCLYTREHEWIRVEDDVGVIGITDYAQEALGDIVYVELPSVGDHFSQGEPFGNVESVKAVSELYMPVSGEVVEVNADLTESPQLVNEDPYGDGWMVKIALSDPTELETLMSASEYEEYVKEEKKK; this comes from the coding sequence ATGGCCACGTATCCTGAGGATTGCCTGTATACGAGAGAGCACGAATGGATTCGCGTCGAGGATGACGTGGGGGTGATCGGTATCACCGATTACGCGCAAGAGGCGCTCGGCGATATCGTCTACGTCGAGCTGCCGAGCGTGGGGGATCATTTCAGTCAAGGCGAGCCATTCGGCAACGTGGAATCGGTCAAGGCCGTGAGCGAACTCTACATGCCCGTGAGCGGAGAGGTCGTGGAGGTCAATGCGGACTTGACCGAATCCCCACAGCTCGTCAACGAGGATCCGTATGGCGATGGTTGGATGGTGAAGATCGCGCTCTCGGACCCGACGGAGTTGGAGACGCTCATGTCGGCGAGCGAGTATGAGGAGTACGTCAAGGAGGAGAAGAAGAAGTGA